In Panthera tigris isolate Pti1 chromosome C1, P.tigris_Pti1_mat1.1, whole genome shotgun sequence, the following proteins share a genomic window:
- the LOC102970178 gene encoding antizyme inhibitor 2-like: MEGSVEGSGTSTPLGKPKESQGPPGSVWPKELIALEPGESAWQVALKKIQELSDSDHRDPFMVADLGVLASHHRAFCQALPRVSPFYAVKCNSSVWVLRVLDTLGTGFDCASQVELDQVLGLGVAPSRIIYANPCKPVSHIQYAARHGVQLLTFDSEEELTKVAQHYPGARLVLRLLTEDSESIFPLSTKFGASLEACERLLKSARDLGLAVVGTSFHVGSNCQTPHNFRQAIADCRRVFEMGRAFGHDMSLLDIGGGFPGGEGCEPQFEEMARVINAALAQDFPEGSGVEIIAEPGRFYAASVCMAAVNIIAKKAVLESGGRRKLLYYLNDGHYGTFRLCLREPVPRMPIVVKELCSDPPLFPCTLYGPTCDAFDKLFREEVQLPELDVGDWLVFPSMGAYTSSMSSTFNGFPPASTYYAMEPELRCLEGERRDRPPRGSPQGLSLARRACG; the protein is encoded by the exons ATGGAGGGATCTGTTGAAGGGTCGGGCACCAGCACCCCCCTTGGGAAGCCGAAGGAGAGTCAAGGACCCCCTGGAAGCGTGTGGCCAAAGGAGCTCATCGCACTGGAGCCTGGGGAATCTGCCTGGCAGGTGGCCCTGAAGAAGATCCAGGAGCTATCGGATTCA gACCACCGAGACCCCTTCATGGTAGCCGACCTGGGTGTGCTGGCCAGCCATCACCGGGCCTTCTGCCAGGCCCTGCCGCGGGTCTCGCCCTTCTACGCAGTAAAGTGCAACAGCAGTGTGTGGGTGCTGCGTGTTCTGGACACCCTGGGCACCGGCTTCGACTGCGCCAGCCAG GTGGAGCTGGATCAAGTGCTGGGCCTGGGCGTGGCCCCCTCACGCATCATCTACGCCAACCCCTGCAAGCCTGTCTCCCACATCCAGTATGCTGCCCGCCACGGGGTGCAGCTCCTGACCTTCGACAGCGAGGAGGAGCTGACCAAGGTGGCCCAGCACTACCCTGGGGCCAG GCTGGTCCTCCGGCTGTTGACCGAGGACAGCGAGAGCATCTTTCCCCTGAGCACCAAGTTCGGGGCAAGCCTGGAAGCATGTGAACGTCTGCTCAAGTCTGCCAGGGACCTGGGCTTGGCTGTGGTCGGAACCAG CTTCCACGTGGGCTCGAACTGCCAAACACCGCACAACTTCAGGCAGGCCATCGCTGACTGCCGGCGTGTATTTGAGATGGGCCGAGCGTTCGGGCATGACATGAGCCTCCTGGACATCGGAGGGGGCTTCCCCGGAGGGGAAGGCTGTGAGCCTCAGTTTgaggag ATGGCGAGAGTGATCAATGCCGCCCTGGCCCAGGACTTCCCCGAGGGGAGTGGTGTTGAGATCATCGCGGAGCCTGGACGCTTCTATGCGGCGTCTGTCTGCATGGCTGCCGTCAACATCATTGCCAAGAAGGCTGTGCTGGAGTCTG GAGGCCGCCGGAAACTGCTGTACTATCTGAACGATGGCCACTACGGCACCTTCCGCCTCTGCCTCAGGGAGCCTGTCCCCAGGATGCCCATTGTGGTGAAG GAGCTCTGCTCGGACCCACCCCTCTTCCCCTGCACCCTGTACGGTCCCACATGTGATGCCTTTGACAAGCTCTTCCGGGAGGAGGTACAGCTGCCGGAGCTGGATGTGGGTGACTGGCTTGTCTTCCCCTCCATGGGCGCTTATACGTCCTCTATGAGCTCCACCTTCAACGGCTTCCCGCCTGCCTCCACCTACTACGCCATGGAACCCGAGCTCAGGTgtctggaaggagaaagaagggacagGCCACCGAGGGGATCTCCACAGGGTCTGAGCTTGGCGAGGCGAGCTTGTGGCTAA